A region from the Peromyscus maniculatus bairdii isolate BWxNUB_F1_BW_parent chromosome 5, HU_Pman_BW_mat_3.1, whole genome shotgun sequence genome encodes:
- the LOC107399484 gene encoding uncharacterized protein LOC107399484 produces MAAAVIVRLIPKLHSMASRESGYYIGRQLWFGLVVLYGMVLYVAYIPWVHIKEDFICHGNITLPCLMKCFGERFSVPILGTWYFFYFVFIALFCLVEVFMTQLRQKHVKAMKSMVSMMSMARDLEEGSMVPTKELSASWKKSILNLHREKILLLLYLLYFLLQVIFQCVFLFILLFQQLPLLKQGSVHCSTSSCPGPYCCLIRASMEKQMSIYILITLSVSIILLGTSFFAYSIYHYLLKDRAISKAQSS; encoded by the coding sequence ATGGCAGCAGCAGTGATTGTCCGACTGATCCCTAAGTTGCACTCAATGGCCAGCCGGGAATCTGGCTACTACATTGGCCGGCAGCTATGgtttgggctggtggtcttgtATGGCATGGTGCTGTATGTGGCCTACATCCCTTGGGTCCACATCAAGGAAGATTTCATCTGTCATGGAAATATCACGTTGCCATGCCTGATGAAGTGTTTCGGGGAGAGATTTTCTGTCCCTATACTGGGGACGTGGTACTTCTTCTACTTCGTTTTCATAGCACTCTTCTGCCTTGTGGAAGTCTTCATGACTCAGCTCCGGCAGAAGCACGTCAAGGCGATGAAGTCCATGGTGTCCATGATGTCCATGGCAAGGGACTTAGAGGAAGGCTCCATGGTGCCAACTAAGGAGCTGAGTGCCTCCTGGAAGAAATCTATCCTGAACTTGCACCGGGAGAAGATTCTCCTGCTGTTGTACCTCCTGTACTTCCTCCTGCAGGTCATCTTCCAGTGTGTGTTTTTATTCATACTCCTCTTCCAGCAGCTTCCCCTTTTGAAACAAGGCAGCGTCCACTGTAGCACCAGCAGCTGTCCTGGCCCCTATTGTTGCCTCATAAGGGCCTCGATGGAGAAGCAAATGTCCATCTACATTCTCATCACCCTGTCCGTCTCAATCATCCTCCTCGGCACAAGTTTCTTCGCATACAGCATTTACCACTACCTGCTGAAGGACCGGGCCATTTCTAAGGCGCAGAGTTCTTGA